A single Endozoicomonas sp. NE40 DNA region contains:
- the lepA gene encoding translation elongation factor 4, producing the protein MSDLSHIRNFSIIAHIDHGKSTLADRFIQTCGGLSDREMQEQVLDSMELERERGITIKAQSVTLDYTAKDGKTYQLNFIDTPGHVDFSYEVSRSLSACEGALLVVDAAQGVEAQSVANCYTAIEQGLEVMPVLNKMDLPQAEPERVAQEIEEIIGIDALEAVRCSAKSGLGIEDVLEELVKTIPAPEGNLDDELQALIIDSWFDNYLGIVSLVRVKHGVLRKGDKILVKSTGQAFGVDNVGIFTPKMEATGELKAGEVGYVIAGIKDIHGAPVGDTLTHAKTPDVEALPGFQKVKPQVYAGLFPVSSDDFENFREALEKLSLNDASLFYEPESSDALGFGFRCGFLGMLHMEIIQERLEREYNLDLITTAPTVIYEVEMKNGDVVEVDNPSRLPDPASIEEIREPIVQASILVPQDYLGNVISLCVERRGVQKDMQFTGGQVSITYDLPMNEVVLDFFDRIKSVSRGFASLDYSFDRFEAARMVKLDILINGEKVDALALIAHKDHAIPRGRSLTEKMKEIIPRQMFDVAIQAAVGGQIVARTTVKALRKNVTAKCYGGDASRKRKLLEKQKAGKKRMKQVGRVEIPQEAFLAVLKVDK; encoded by the coding sequence GTGAGCGATCTTAGCCATATTCGGAATTTCAGTATTATTGCCCATATCGACCATGGCAAGTCGACATTGGCAGACCGTTTTATCCAAACCTGTGGCGGCCTTTCCGACCGTGAAATGCAGGAACAGGTACTGGACTCCATGGAGCTTGAGCGTGAGCGCGGGATCACCATCAAGGCGCAAAGCGTAACCCTGGATTACACCGCCAAAGACGGTAAAACCTATCAGCTCAACTTTATCGACACCCCGGGACACGTTGACTTCTCTTATGAAGTGTCCCGCTCCCTGTCTGCCTGTGAAGGGGCGCTGCTGGTAGTAGACGCCGCTCAGGGCGTAGAGGCCCAGTCGGTAGCTAACTGTTATACCGCCATTGAGCAGGGACTGGAAGTGATGCCGGTCCTGAACAAGATGGACCTGCCACAGGCTGAACCTGAGCGGGTTGCCCAGGAAATCGAAGAGATTATCGGTATCGACGCCCTTGAGGCGGTTCGCTGCTCTGCCAAGAGCGGTCTGGGCATTGAGGACGTTCTGGAAGAACTGGTAAAAACGATTCCAGCTCCGGAAGGCAATCTCGACGATGAGCTGCAGGCATTGATTATCGACTCCTGGTTCGATAACTACCTTGGTATTGTTTCCCTGGTACGGGTGAAGCATGGTGTGCTGCGCAAGGGCGACAAGATTCTGGTGAAATCCACCGGTCAGGCTTTTGGTGTCGACAACGTTGGTATCTTTACCCCGAAAATGGAGGCTACCGGTGAGCTGAAAGCTGGTGAAGTCGGCTATGTTATTGCGGGTATCAAGGACATCCACGGTGCGCCGGTCGGTGATACCCTGACCCACGCTAAAACTCCGGATGTAGAGGCACTGCCAGGCTTTCAGAAAGTGAAGCCGCAGGTATACGCCGGTCTGTTCCCGGTCAGCTCTGATGACTTCGAGAATTTCCGTGAAGCCCTGGAAAAACTGAGCCTGAACGACGCTTCCCTGTTCTATGAACCGGAAAGCTCTGATGCGCTTGGTTTTGGCTTCCGTTGTGGTTTCCTGGGCATGCTGCACATGGAGATCATCCAGGAACGTCTGGAGCGTGAATACAATCTGGATCTGATCACCACGGCACCCACCGTAATCTACGAAGTAGAAATGAAAAACGGCGATGTGGTCGAGGTCGATAACCCGTCCCGCCTGCCCGACCCTGCTTCTATTGAAGAAATCCGCGAACCTATTGTTCAGGCCAGTATTCTGGTACCTCAGGACTATCTGGGCAACGTGATCAGCCTGTGCGTCGAACGTCGTGGTGTGCAGAAAGATATGCAGTTTACTGGCGGTCAGGTGTCTATCACCTATGATTTGCCGATGAACGAAGTAGTACTGGACTTCTTTGACCGTATCAAATCGGTCAGCCGTGGCTTTGCGTCGCTGGATTACAGCTTCGACCGCTTTGAGGCGGCCAGAATGGTGAAACTGGATATCCTGATTAACGGCGAGAAAGTCGACGCTCTGGCGCTGATTGCTCACAAGGATCACGCGATTCCCCGAGGCCGCTCACTGACTGAGAAAATGAAAGAGATCATTCCCCGTCAGATGTTCGATGTGGCGATTCAGGCTGCTGTGGGTGGTCAGATTGTTGCCCGTACCACGGTTAAGGCATTGCGTAAGAACGTAACGGCTAAGTGTTATGGCGGTGACGCCTCCCGTAAGCGCAAGCTGCTTGAGAAGCAGAAAGCGGGTAAAAAACGTATGAAACAGGTGGGTCGCGTAGAAATACCACAGGAAGCTTTCCTGGCGGTCCTGAAAGTGGATAAGTAA
- the lepB gene encoding signal peptidase I — translation MDINFPLLLVIAVAVTGVIALADKLVFMPRRRAAVASYKAGLTGDPDPKVVDSLEQPPSLIETSVSIFPVLALVLVLRSFLFEPFQIPSGSMIPTLEVGDFILVNKFDYGLRLPVTGTKIWSNNEPQRGEVMVFKEPQNPNINFIKRVIGVPGDEVRYVNKELFINGQKVKEQLVANLNDGHPHSLYNETIGDSSHQIRKDKNLRSLMAEGIWQVPEGMYFVMGDNRDRSNDSRYWGFVPEQNIVGKAVYIWMHWPSWTKLPNFKNNGSIH, via the coding sequence ATGGATATTAATTTTCCGTTATTACTGGTCATTGCAGTGGCTGTTACCGGGGTCATTGCACTGGCTGACAAGCTGGTGTTTATGCCTCGTCGTCGCGCGGCTGTTGCCAGTTACAAGGCAGGTTTAACCGGTGACCCTGACCCTAAGGTCGTTGACTCCCTGGAACAGCCGCCTTCTCTTATTGAGACGTCGGTTTCTATTTTTCCGGTACTGGCGCTGGTGCTGGTTTTGCGCTCGTTTCTGTTCGAGCCTTTCCAGATTCCATCGGGCTCGATGATTCCAACACTGGAAGTGGGGGATTTTATCCTGGTCAACAAGTTTGACTATGGTCTGCGCCTGCCGGTGACCGGTACCAAAATCTGGTCTAACAACGAGCCACAGCGTGGTGAAGTGATGGTGTTCAAGGAACCTCAGAACCCGAACATCAACTTTATCAAACGTGTGATCGGTGTACCGGGCGACGAAGTTCGCTATGTGAACAAAGAGCTGTTTATTAATGGTCAGAAGGTAAAAGAGCAGTTGGTGGCGAACCTTAACGATGGTCACCCACACAGCCTTTACAACGAAACCATTGGTGACAGCAGCCACCAGATCCGCAAGGATAAAAATCTGCGTAGCCTGATGGCTGAAGGTATCTGGCAGGTGCCTGAAGGCATGTACTTTGTTATGGGTGATAACCGTGACCGCAGTAACGACAGTCGCTACTGGGGATTTGTACCGGAGCAGAACATTGTCGGTAAGGCCGTTTACATCTGGATGCACTGGCCAAGCTGGACAAAGTTGCCTAATTTCAAGAACAATGGAAGTATTCACTAA
- a CDS encoding DUF4845 domain-containing protein, with product MTGMRNRQKGLGIFSMLTTIMVGGLVIMAAVKLGPLYMGDFAVSRVLTSLDEKPGIAKADASEVKGWLDKGLQTNLIELHPEEIQIVQGRYDGVSIAIDYERRIKFIRNVDLIVSFEHDWKVKPQ from the coding sequence ATGACTGGAATGAGAAATAGACAAAAAGGTTTGGGCATATTCAGCATGCTGACGACTATAATGGTCGGTGGTCTGGTGATCATGGCAGCCGTAAAGCTGGGTCCCCTGTATATGGGCGACTTTGCTGTTTCCCGGGTACTGACATCTCTGGATGAAAAGCCCGGCATCGCCAAGGCAGACGCTTCAGAAGTGAAGGGCTGGCTTGACAAAGGTCTGCAGACCAACCTGATTGAACTGCACCCGGAAGAAATTCAGATAGTGCAGGGCAGGTACGACGGGGTCAGTATCGCGATTGACTATGAACGTCGTATTAAATTTATCAGGAATGTAGACCTGATCGTATCTTTTGAACATGACTGGAAAGTAAAACCTCAGTGA
- the rnc gene encoding ribonuclease III: MKSDELARLERRLGYTFSDRSRLELALTHRSCGSRNNERLEFLGDSIVNFVIAEALYELFPDAREGQLSRLRARMVRGVTLAEIGREFELGDCLRLGSGELKSGGYRRESILADAVEAIIGAIYLDAGMETCHERIRSWFKDRLAGLSITDQQNKDPKTRLQEFLQARQKALPKYRVTGIEGDAHNQEFTVLCELEAMSISSQGKGSSRRGAEQQAARKALELLGAKSS; the protein is encoded by the coding sequence GTGAAGTCTGATGAACTTGCCCGGCTGGAACGCAGGCTGGGCTATACATTTTCTGACCGCAGTCGTCTGGAGCTGGCTCTCACGCACCGCAGCTGCGGCAGCCGCAATAATGAGAGACTGGAGTTTCTGGGTGACTCCATCGTTAACTTTGTTATTGCTGAAGCGTTGTACGAGCTGTTCCCAGATGCCCGTGAAGGCCAGTTGAGCCGGCTTCGTGCCCGTATGGTGCGTGGTGTGACACTGGCAGAAATTGGTCGGGAATTTGAGCTTGGAGACTGTCTGCGACTGGGCTCCGGTGAGTTGAAAAGCGGCGGCTACCGTCGTGAATCCATACTGGCAGATGCGGTGGAGGCCATTATTGGCGCAATCTATCTGGATGCCGGTATGGAGACCTGCCATGAGCGCATTCGCAGCTGGTTTAAAGACCGTCTTGCCGGACTCTCTATCACGGACCAGCAAAACAAAGACCCGAAAACCCGTTTGCAGGAATTTCTGCAGGCACGACAGAAAGCTCTGCCCAAGTACCGTGTGACGGGTATCGAAGGCGATGCCCATAATCAGGAGTTTACCGTTCTCTGTGAACTGGAAGCCATGAGCATCAGCAGTCAGGGGAAAGGATCAAGTCGACGCGGTGCAGAGCAACAGGCCGCCCGCAAGGCACTGGAATTATTGGGAGCCAAAAGCTCATGA
- the era gene encoding GTPase Era, translating to MNTEVNELNLSVQSDENTRCGYVAIVGRPNVGKSTLLNHILGQKLSITSRRPQTTRHQVLGIKTEESVQTIYVDTPGMHKEQKKAINRYMNRAATSALTGVDVIVFVVDRLKWTHEDQLVLDKLKHAPCPVILAINKVDRIEDKAEMMPHLQELAEKYDFKAIMPISAQQGHNLKELETMIEGMMPDSMHFYPEDQVTDRSSRFLAAELVREKIMRQLGDELPYEMTVEIEEFKHEMRPKGPLLTISALILVERPGQKAIVIGDKGARLKTIGQEARKDMERMFDAKVMLNLWVKVKGGWSDDDRALKSLGYDYSK from the coding sequence ATGAACACTGAAGTAAACGAGCTGAACCTGTCTGTGCAGAGTGATGAGAATACCCGTTGTGGTTATGTTGCGATTGTCGGTCGCCCGAATGTGGGTAAGTCGACGTTGCTGAACCATATTCTGGGACAGAAGTTGTCTATCACATCCCGACGTCCACAGACTACCCGCCATCAGGTGCTGGGCATCAAGACCGAAGAGAGTGTGCAAACAATTTATGTTGACACACCCGGGATGCATAAAGAGCAGAAAAAAGCGATTAACCGCTACATGAACCGTGCGGCTACCAGCGCCCTGACCGGTGTTGACGTCATTGTGTTTGTTGTGGATCGTTTGAAGTGGACCCATGAAGACCAGCTGGTTCTGGATAAACTCAAACATGCACCCTGCCCGGTTATTCTGGCGATTAACAAGGTTGACCGCATTGAAGACAAGGCTGAGATGATGCCGCATCTGCAGGAACTGGCTGAAAAGTATGACTTTAAAGCCATTATGCCGATCTCAGCGCAGCAAGGTCATAACCTGAAAGAGCTGGAAACCATGATCGAAGGCATGATGCCTGACAGCATGCATTTCTACCCGGAAGATCAGGTGACTGATCGCAGCTCCCGATTCCTGGCGGCAGAGCTGGTGCGTGAAAAGATCATGCGTCAGCTGGGTGATGAGCTGCCCTATGAAATGACAGTAGAAATTGAAGAGTTCAAGCATGAAATGCGCCCCAAAGGCCCGCTGCTGACCATCAGCGCCCTGATTCTGGTGGAGCGTCCGGGACAGAAGGCCATCGTGATTGGTGATAAGGGCGCCCGCCTGAAAACCATCGGTCAGGAGGCTCGCAAGGACATGGAACGTATGTTCGATGCCAAGGTAATGCTGAACCTGTGGGTGAAGGTGAAAGGTGGCTGGTCTGATGATGACCGTGCCCTGAAGAGCCTTGGCTACGACTATTCCAAATAA
- the recO gene encoding DNA repair protein RecO, translating into MATTIPNKPVNDLSAAWLLHSRPYKERSVIAEFLVEDYGRLAMVVRGVRQAKSRTAPLLQPFTRVWLSWRGRSELKTLTSVELSRSIRLSGQSLYCGFYVNELIMRAVLPGQPMDGLPELYEKVIETLQGKEEVEPVLRWFELELLELTGYLPDLEHDITTGQAVQSDADYRLLSEQGLVRLNDDMPVKADCFAGAALQAMAARDFTRDRWLPSFKRFTRLALLPLIGEKPLQSRELFTRMDRRDTVLSE; encoded by the coding sequence TTGGCTACGACTATTCCAAATAAGCCTGTGAATGATCTGAGCGCAGCTTGGCTGCTGCATAGCAGACCCTATAAAGAGCGCTCAGTCATTGCTGAATTCCTTGTGGAAGACTATGGTCGTCTGGCAATGGTAGTACGAGGGGTTCGGCAGGCGAAATCACGAACAGCCCCTCTGCTGCAACCCTTTACCCGGGTCTGGTTAAGCTGGCGCGGGCGCAGCGAACTGAAAACTCTGACCAGCGTCGAACTGTCCCGGTCTATCCGGCTTTCCGGGCAATCTCTCTATTGCGGCTTTTATGTGAACGAGCTGATCATGCGTGCGGTTCTCCCCGGGCAGCCGATGGACGGTTTGCCTGAGCTGTATGAAAAGGTGATCGAAACGCTACAGGGTAAAGAAGAGGTTGAACCGGTTTTACGCTGGTTTGAGCTGGAGCTGTTGGAGCTGACTGGTTATTTACCTGACCTTGAACATGATATAACAACAGGGCAGGCGGTCCAGTCCGATGCTGATTATCGCCTGCTGTCTGAACAGGGACTGGTTCGGCTGAACGATGACATGCCGGTCAAGGCTGACTGTTTTGCCGGCGCTGCTTTGCAGGCTATGGCGGCGAGAGATTTTACCCGGGATCGATGGTTGCCTTCATTCAAGCGCTTTACCCGACTGGCCCTGCTGCCACTGATTGGTGAAAAACCCCTGCAAAGCAGAGAGCTTTTCACCAGAATGGACAGACGTGATACAGTTTTGTCCGAGTGA
- the pdxJ gene encoding pyridoxine 5'-phosphate synthase, with amino-acid sequence MIPHQRILLGVNIDHIATIRQARGINYPDPVQAAIEAEQAGADGITLHLREDRRHILDRDVRLIRQVLQTRMNLEMAVTEEMLSIAEEVQPQCVCLVPEKRQELTTEGGLDVIGNQAAIAAACQRMAAQESEVSLFIDPDVDQIQASVDAGAPVIELHTGAYAEATSHECIRAELKRLEHATEYALSKGLIVNAGHGLNYQNVEPVAAIAGINELNIGHAIIGRALFVGLKEAVREMKTLMLRASLHR; translated from the coding sequence ATGATTCCCCATCAGCGTATTTTGCTGGGTGTGAATATTGACCACATTGCCACCATTCGTCAGGCTCGTGGTATCAATTATCCCGATCCGGTTCAGGCTGCGATTGAAGCAGAACAGGCAGGAGCTGACGGCATAACCCTGCACCTGCGGGAAGATCGCCGACATATTCTGGATCGGGATGTTCGACTGATTCGTCAGGTACTGCAGACCCGTATGAATCTGGAAATGGCGGTAACAGAAGAGATGTTGTCGATTGCTGAAGAAGTTCAGCCTCAGTGTGTCTGTCTGGTGCCAGAAAAGCGGCAGGAGCTGACCACTGAAGGAGGACTGGATGTTATAGGTAATCAGGCCGCTATTGCTGCAGCCTGTCAGCGTATGGCGGCGCAGGAGTCTGAAGTATCATTATTTATTGATCCGGATGTTGACCAGATTCAGGCTTCTGTTGATGCGGGTGCTCCAGTCATTGAGTTGCATACCGGTGCTTATGCCGAAGCAACCAGTCATGAGTGTATCCGTGCGGAGCTGAAGCGTCTGGAACATGCGACGGAATACGCTCTGAGCAAAGGTTTGATTGTTAATGCAGGCCACGGCCTGAATTATCAGAATGTTGAACCTGTGGCTGCAATTGCCGGTATCAATGAGCTGAATATTGGACATGCCATTATCGGACGTGCGTTGTTTGTCGGTCTGAAAGAGGCGGTTCGGGAAATGAAAACACTGATGCTGAGGGCATCCCTGCACCGATGA
- the acpS gene encoding holo-ACP synthase, whose amino-acid sequence MIAGIGTDIIRIERIQKALDKPSGEAFARRILTSAEMAVFSRQAHPAAYLAKRFSAKEAASKALGTGIGKVSFQHMEVSNDELGAPQLTFTGYAGELQQQRGIHSIHLSLSDEVDAAVAFVVLES is encoded by the coding sequence ATGATTGCTGGAATTGGAACGGACATTATACGCATAGAGCGTATTCAGAAAGCTCTGGATAAACCTTCCGGTGAAGCCTTTGCCCGTCGTATATTGACCAGTGCTGAAATGGCTGTATTTTCTCGGCAGGCACACCCGGCAGCTTATCTGGCAAAGCGTTTTTCCGCCAAGGAAGCGGCATCGAAGGCGTTGGGTACAGGTATTGGCAAAGTGTCGTTTCAGCATATGGAAGTCAGCAATGATGAACTGGGCGCACCGCAACTCACGTTCACTGGTTATGCCGGGGAGTTGCAGCAACAGAGAGGCATTCACTCAATCCACCTGAGCCTGTCAGATGAGGTGGATGCAGCTGTGGCATTTGTTGTGTTGGAATCCTGA
- a CDS encoding Hpt domain-containing protein: MYWNNASWRYAPYSAHVEKRSQATAGGNEALADEMLDMLVKGLDNDLETLQRHARHDYHKGLLERVHRLHGSCRYCGVPELEESCYQLESLLKKNDQIDTSDIQGQLKHPFSAIQRLQHWYHKNSYSENKSMESRLPLQTVDS; the protein is encoded by the coding sequence GTGTACTGGAACAACGCCAGTTGGCGCTACGCGCCATACTCGGCGCACGTAGAAAAACGCAGTCAGGCCACCGCAGGTGGAAATGAGGCTCTGGCCGATGAAATGCTCGACATGCTGGTTAAAGGACTGGACAACGATCTCGAAACACTGCAGCGACACGCCCGTCACGACTATCACAAAGGTTTGCTGGAACGGGTTCACCGGTTGCACGGTTCATGCCGTTACTGTGGTGTGCCAGAACTGGAGGAGAGCTGTTATCAGCTGGAAAGTCTGCTAAAAAAGAATGACCAAATAGATACTTCAGATATTCAAGGACAACTCAAACACCCGTTTTCTGCCATTCAGCGCTTACAGCACTGGTATCACAAAAATTCATATTCAGAAAATAAAAGTATGGAGTCCCGTTTACCTTTACAGACAGTCGACAGTTAG
- a CDS encoding reverse transcriptase domain-containing protein has translation MQRGTDSNDMLMARVARQVKDKRILKLIRFYLEAGMMTGGLTVARKTGTPQGGPLSPLLSNILLTDLDNELERRGHKFSRYRDDCNIYVRSKEAGQRVLDSITVYLESELKLKVNREKSDVGRPWERVFLGYTLCSRKRNVRLRVSGKAVNRFKGDLKRLFRKGRGRSIRVTIKEL, from the coding sequence GTGCAAAGGGGTACGGACAGTAACGACATGCTGATGGCGCGGGTTGCACGACAAGTTAAAGATAAGCGAATACTGAAACTGATTCGCTTTTATCTTGAGGCAGGAATGATGACCGGCGGTTTGACGGTGGCAAGGAAAACCGGGACTCCGCAGGGAGGACCACTATCCCCACTGCTTTCAAATATCCTGCTGACCGATTTGGACAACGAGCTGGAGAGGCGTGGACACAAGTTCAGCCGCTATAGGGATGACTGTAACATCTACGTCAGAAGCAAAGAGGCAGGACAGCGGGTGCTGGACTCAATAACGGTATACCTTGAAAGCGAACTCAAGCTGAAAGTGAACCGTGAAAAGAGCGACGTTGGACGACCCTGGGAAAGAGTGTTTTTGGGCTACACCTTATGTAGTCGAAAACGAAATGTCCGTTTGAGAGTCTCGGGTAAAGCAGTTAACCGCTTCAAGGGTGATCTGAAAAGGTTATTCCGGAAGGGGCGAGGGCGATCTATCCGCGTAACGATCAAAGAGCTGTAA